A DNA window from Fragaria vesca subsp. vesca linkage group LG3, FraVesHawaii_1.0, whole genome shotgun sequence contains the following coding sequences:
- the LOC101299168 gene encoding zinc-binding alcohol dehydrogenase domain-containing protein 2-like, whose translation MELKPGLSALVTGGASGIGRALCLALGAKGVFVTVVDYSEERGKEVEALVRKENAKFHSNLKFPSAVFVKCDVTNTGDITAAFDKHVATFGGLDVCINSAGVASSIPFYKDQTDGTRTWRRTVNVNFIAIIECTYLAIKTMQAMQKPGVIINMGSASGLYPMVTDPIYSGSKGGVILFTRSLVTYKRQGIRINVLCPEFVETEMGSMIDSKMIDLSGGFLSMEMVVKGAFELIADESKAGSCLWITNRRGMEYWPTPTEEKKYLLTSSRSRKRTMAKAPFQTPLNIQLPESYEKLVVHTLTHNFRNATHIVRAALRLPIKPHQVLVKIIYAGVNASDVNFSSGRYFSGSNKGLGPQLPFDAGFEAVGIIAAVGDSVTHLEIGTPAAIMIFGSYAEFMMVPSKHILPVERPDPEVVAMLTSGLTASIALEKAGGQMESGKVVLVTAAAGGTGQFAVQLAKLAGNKVVATCGGADKAKLLKELGVDRVIDYKAEDIKTVLKREFPKGIDIIYESVGGHMFDLCLNALAVYGRLIVIGMISQYQGEHGWKPSNYPGICEKLLAKSQTVAGFFLVQYSQFWQEHLDKLVHLFTAGKLKVSLDPKQFLGVHSVPDAVEYLHSGKSVGKVVVCIDPSYRQQTSRL comes from the exons ATGGAGCTGAAACCTGGTCTCTCAGCTCTCGTCACCGGCGGAGCCTCCGGTATCG GGAGAGCTCTCTGCTTAGCTCTGGGAGCTAAGGGAGTGTTTGTGACAGTTGTTGATTACTCTGAAGAAAGAGGAAAGGAAGTTGAAGCACTTGTTCGGAAAGAGAATGCCAAGTTCCATAGCAATTTGAAGTTTCCATCTGCCGTCTTTGTAAAATGCGACGTGACGAATACAG GTGATATAACTGCTGCATTTGACAAGCATGTAGCGACATTTGGAGGTTTGGATGTCTGTATTAACAGTGCAGGCGTTGCTAGTTCCATTCCATTCTACAAGGATCAAACTGATGGCACTCGTACATGGAGAAGAACAGTGAACGTGAATTTTATTGCAATTATAGAGTGCACTTATCTCGCT ATTAAAACAATGCAAGCTATGCAAAAGCCTGGGGTAATTATCAATATGGGGTCTGCCTCGGGTCTTTACCCAATGGTCACGGATCCAATTTACTCTGGTTCGAAAG GTGGCGTTATTCTATTTACTCGATCCCTTGTTACCTATAAACGTCAAGGGATTCGTATCAATGTGCTCTGTCCAGAA TTTGTGGAAACTGAGATGGGCTCAATGATCGATTCTAAAATGATTGATTTATCGGGGGGCTTTCTCTCTATGGAAATGGTGGTGAAAG GTGCTTTTGAGCTTATAGCTGATGAGAGTAAAGCTGGTTCATGCTTATGGATTACAAATCGGAGAGGCATGGAATATTGGCCAACCCCCACAGAAGAAAAGAAATACTTGCTTACCTCTTCAAGATCGAGAAAAAGAACTATGGCAAAAGCTCCTTTTCAAACACCTTTGAATATTCAGCTTCCAGAAAGCTATGAGAAGTT AGTTGTTCACACATTGACCCACAATTTCCGGAATGCTACCCATATTGTTCGTGCAGCATTGAGATTACCTATTAAACCACATCAGGTTCTTGTGAAAATCATTTATGCTGGTGTAAACGCAAGTGAT GTAAATTTCAGCTCAGGGCGTTATTTCTCTGGATCCAACAAAGGCCTTGGCCCCCAGCTTCCATTTGATGCTGGTTTTGAG GCCGTGGGGATAATTGCAGCAGTAGGAGACTCTGTCACTCACTTGGAAATTGGTACTCCTGCTGCAATCATGATTTTTGGAAGTTATGCTGAATTCATGATG GTTCCTTCAAAACACATCCTTCCTGTGGAAAGACCAGATCCAGAAGTTGTTGCAATGCTTACTTCAGGACTAACAGCATCAATCGCTCTAGAGAAG GCGGGAGGACAAATGGAATCTGGAAAAGTAGTTCTTGTTACTGCTGCTGCTGGAGGGACTGGGCAATTTGCTGTCCAG CTCGCAAAGCTAGCCGGAAATAAAGTGGTTGCAACTTGTGGAGGTGCAGACAAGGCAAAACTTTTGAAAGAATTGGGGGTTGATCGAGTCATAGATTATAAAGCTGAAGACATAAAAACT GTTCTAAAGAGAGAGTTTCCAAAAGGTATCGACATTATCTATGAGTCAGTTGGTGGCCACATGTTCGATTTGTGCTTGAATGCTCTGGCAGTTTATGGGCGGCTTATTGTAATTGGAATGATTTCTCAG TATCAAGGAGAGCATGGGTGGAAGCCGTCAAACTACCCTGGAATTTGCGAGAAGCTTTTAGCCAAAAGCCAAACTGTG GCTGGGTTCTTCTTGGTACAATATAGTCAGTTCTGGCAGGAACACCTGGATAAACTTGTTCATCTTTTCACAGCAGGAAAACTGAAG GTTTCCTTAGATCCGAAACAATTTCTTGGTGTCCATTCTGTTCCGGATGCTGTCGAGTATCTTCATTCCGGTAAAAGTGTGGGGAAG GTTGTGGTTTGCATTGATCCATCCTACAGGCAACAAACATCGAGATTATGA
- the LOC101299457 gene encoding uncharacterized protein LOC101299457 isoform 1: MATTFTGVPGEPTQTGTAMLETATAAIQDFGPVNKVHQHLCAFHFYAHDMTRQVEAHHYCAHQNEEVRQCLIYDSPEADAKLIGLEYLVSERLFLTLPDDEKKLWHSHEYEVKSGVLFMPGLPGPIQRQDLDKVCKTYGKVFHFWQVDRGDILPLGVPQVMMALTRDGQLYEDLARNVEKRFGVSFEKEREHRAYMTGPNLGVHPLANGGGKGLKTELREVDVRPVDSVPRVFV, encoded by the exons ATGGCGACTACTTTCACAGGAGTCCCCGGTGAGCCAACCCAGACCGGAACAGCCATGCTCGAAACCGCAACCGCCGCCATCCAAGACTTCGGCCCCGTCAACAAGGTCCACCAGCACCTCTGCGCCTTCCACTTCTACGCGCACGACATGACACGTCAGGTCGAAGCTCACCATTACTGCGCGCACCAGAATGAGGAGGTGCGTCAGTGCCTAATCTACGACAGCCCCGAGGCCGATGCTAAGCTCATCGGCCTCGAGTACCTCGTCTCGGAGAGACTCTTCTTGACTCTCCCCGATGATGAGAAGAAGCTGTGGCACTCTCACGAGTATGAGGTCAAGAGTGGGGTTTTGTTCATGCCCGGTTTGCCGGGTCCGATCCAGCGTCAGGATCTGGACAAGGTTTGTAAGACCTATGGGAAGGTGTTCCATTTCTGGCAG GTTGATAGGGGCGACATTCTACCTCTTGGGGTACCACAGGTTATGATGGCACTGACTAGGGATGGTCAGCTGTATGAAGATCTCGCTCGAAATGTGGAGAAGAGGTTTGGGGTATCCTTTGAGAAGGAGAGGGAGCACCGAGCTTATATGACGGGGCCGAATCTCGGAGTGCATCCTTTAGCAAACGGAGGGGGGAAGGGGTTGAAGACGGAGTTGAGGGAGGTGGATGTTCGGCCTGTCGATTCTGTTCCGAGGGTCTTTGTTTGA
- the LOC101298874 gene encoding sugar transport protein 10-like, which translates to MAGGTFNIEGGGKHYEGKITLFVIFTCVVAASGGLLFGYDIGISGGVTSMEPFLSKFFPSVEKKMKNSGDGNMYCKFESQILTLFTSSLYIAALLASFFASVVTRKYGRKISMFLAGCAFLVGAILNGVANSIVLLILGRLSLGVGVGFANQAVPVYLSEMAPAKFRGALNIGFSIACTIGILVANLVNYGTSKIKSGQGWRVSLALAGVPALMLIIGSLFLPDTPNSILARGHLKEAKKVLQKVRGTENVEEEFQDLIQASEAAKKVENPWTNIIQPRYRPQLVICCLIPLFQQLTGINAIMFYAPVLFKTLGMGNDASLISAIITGSVNVVSTIVSIVTVDRLGRRALFLEGGVQMIVCQIAVAILIGLKFGVSGVGSLTKGEADFLLFLVCIYVAGFAWSWGPLGWLVPSEICPLEIRSAGQAINVSINMLFTFVIGQAFLTMLCSMKFGLFFFFAGFVIIMTIFVAFFIPETKNVPIEEINTVWKAHWFWGKYIPDDAINDGTDNKGRVDL; encoded by the exons ATGGCAGGGGGTACGTTCAACATTGAGGGTGGGGGTAAACATTATGAAGGAAAGATCACTCTCTTTGTGATCTTCACCTGTGTAGTGGCCGCCTCCGGCGGTCTCCTCTTCGGATATGATATTGGAATCTCAGGAGGAGTGACTTCCATGGAGCCATTCTTAAGCAAGTTCTTCCCATCCGTCGAGAAGAAGATGAAGAATTCCGGTGATGGAAACATGTACTGCAAATTCGAAAGCCAGATCTTAACATTGTTCACCTCTTCCCTCTACATTGCAGCGTTGTTAGCTTCCTTCTTTGCTTCGGTTGTAACCAGGAAATATGGTCGGAAAATCTCCATGTTTCTTGCAGGCTGTGCTTTCCTTGTAGGTGCTATCTTAAATGGAGTTGCCAACAGCATTGTACTCCTAATTCTCGGTCGTTTGTCTCTTGGTGTTGGTGTTGGATTTGCTAATCAG GCTGTCCCAGTTTATCTATCGGAGATGGCTCCAGCAAAGTTTAGAGGAGCACTTAACATTGGCTTCTCAATAGCTTGCACTATTGGTATCTTAGTGGCCAATCTTGTTAACTACGGCACATCAAAGATAAAGAGTGGACAAGGTTGGAGAGTTTCTCTAGCTCTTGCAGGGGTTCCAGCTTTGATGTTGATTATAGGCTCACTCTTTTTGCCCGATACTCCGAATTCCATCCTAGCAAGAGGTCACTTGAAGGAGGCCAAGAAAGTATTGCAAAAGGTTCGCGGCACTGAAAATGTCGAGGAAGAGTTCCAAGACCTTATTCAAGCAAGTGAGGCTGCAAAGAAAGTAGAGAACCCATGGACAAACATCATTCAACCGAGATATAGGCCTCAACTTGTTATTTGTTGTCTCATTCCATTATTCCAGCAGCTTACGGGAATCAATGCGATCATGTTCTATGCACCAGTTCTTTTCAAGACATTGGGTATGGGAAATGACGCTTCCCTCATCTCTGCAATCATAACTGGTTCTGTTAATGTTGTTTCTACTATCGTGTCGATTGTTACAGTCGATAGGCTTGGAAGAAGGGCATTGTTTCTTGAAGGCGGAGTGCAAATGATCGTGTGTCAAATTGCAGTAGCAATCCTGATAGGTTTAAAGTTTGGAGTGAGCGGAGTAGGATCACTTACGAAAGGCGAAGCTGATTTCCTTTTGTTTTTGGTATGTATATATGTCGCGGGCTTTGCATGGTCTTGGGGTCCGTTGGGATGGTTGGTGCCTAGTGAGATTTGTCCCTTGGAGATCCGATCAGCTGGACAAGCCATCAATGTGTCGATTAACATGTTATTCACTTTTGTCATTGGGCAAGCTTTCCTCACCATGCTTTGCTCCATGAAGTTTGGGTTGTTCTTCTTCTTTGCTGGCTTTGTTATTATCATGACCATCTTTGTTGCATTCTTCATACCTGAAACCAAGAATGTCCCAATCGAAGAGATTAACACGGTGTGGAAAGCACACTGGTTTTGGGGCAAGTACATTCCAGATGACGCTATCAATGACGGTACAGACAACAAGGGTAGAGTTGATTTATAG
- the LOC101298784 gene encoding sugar transport protein 10-like, with product MAEGTLNIEGGGKNYEARITLFVIFACVVAASGGLLFGYDIGISGGVTSMEPFLSKFFPSVEKKMKNAGGGNMYCKFESQILTFFTSSLYIAAFVASFIASFVTRKFGRKLSMFFAGCVFFLGAILNEAASTLVVLILGRLCLGVGVGFANQVVPIYLAEMAPAKFRGALNIGFSIAYTIGILMANLVNYDTSKMKNGQGWRVSLALAGLPALNMIIGSLFLPDSPNSILARGRPNEAKRVLRRVRGTENVEEEFQDLIQASEAAKKVEHPWITITKPRYRPQLVICCLIPFFQQLTGINVIMFYAPVLFKTLGMGEDASLICAIITGLVNVIATIVSIVTVDRLGRRALFLEGGVQMIVCQIGIAILVGLKFGVSGVGSLTKGEANILLFLVCIYVAGFAWSWGPLGWLVPSEICPLEIRSAGQAINVSVNMFFTFVIGQAFLTMLCSMKFGIFYFFAGFVIIMTIFVAFFIPETKNVPIEEINTVWKAHWFWGKYIPNDAIIDGTHGEGKVDL from the exons ATGGCAGAGGGTACGCTTAACATTGAGGGTGGGGGTAAAAATTATGAAGCAAGGATCACTCTCTTTGTGATCTTCGCCTGCGTAGTGGCGGCCTCTGGCGGTCTCCTCTTCGGGTATGATATCGGAATCTCAGGAGGAGTGACTTCCATGGAACCATTCTTAAGCAAGTTCTTTCCATCCGTCGAGAAGAAGATGAAGAATGCCGGTGGCGGGAACATGTATTGCAAATTCGAAAGCCAGATCCTTACATTTTTCACTTCTTCCCTCTACATTGCAGCGTTCGTAGCTTCCTTCATTGCTTCATTCGTAACCAGGAAATTTGGTCGGAAACTCTCCATGTTTTTTGCTGGCTGTGTTTTCTTTCTAGGTGCTATCTTAAACGAAGCTGCCAGCACCCTTGTAGTCCTAATCCTTGGTCGTCTGTGTCTTGGTGTTGGTGTTGGATTTGCTAATCAG GTTGTCCCTATTTATTTAGCGGAGATGGCTCCAGCAAAGTTCAGAGGAGCACTCAACATTGGCTTCTCCATAGCTTACACCATTGGTATTCTAATGGCCAATCTTGTTAACTACGACACATCAAAGATGAAAAATGGACAAGGGTGGAGAGTTTCTCTAGCTCTTGCCGGCCTTCCGGCATTGAATATGATTATAGGCTCACTCTTTTTACCCGATAGTCCAAATTCCATCCTAGCAAGAGGTCGCCCAAATGAGGCCAAGAGAGTGTTGCGAAGAGTTCGTGGCACTGAAAATGTCGAGGAAGAGTTCCAGGACCTTATTCAAGCAAGTGAGGCTGCAAAGAAAGTGGAGCACCCATGGATAACCATCACTAAACCAAGATATAGGCCTCAACTTGTTATTTGCTGTCTCATACCATTTTTCCAGCAGCTTACTGGCATTAATGTTATCATGTTCTATGCACCAGTTCTTTTCAAGACTTTGGGTATGGGAGAAGACGCTTCTCTCATCTGCGCAATCATCACCGGTTTGGTTAATGTCATCGCTACTATCGTGTCGATTGTTACTGTTGATAGGCTTGGAAGAAGGGCATTGTTTCTTGAAGGCGGAGTGCAAATGATCGTGTGCCAAATTGGGATTGCAATTTTGGTAGGATTAAAGTTTGGAGTGAGCGGAGTAGGATCACTAACGAAAGGCGAAGCTAATATCCTTTTGTTCTTGGTATGTATATATGTCGCCGGCTTTGCATGGTCTTGGGGTCCGTTGGGATGGTTGGTGCCTAGTGAGATTTGTCCCTTAGAGATCCGATCAGCTGGACAAGCCATCAATGTATCTGTAAACATGTTCTTCACTTTTGTCATCGGGCAAGCTTTCCTCACCATGCTTTGCTCCATGAAGTTTGGAATATTCTACTTCTTTGCTGGCTTTGTTATTATCATGACCATCTTCGTCGCCTTCTTCATACCTGAAACCAAGAATGTCCCAATCGAAGAGATTAATACGGTTTGGAAAGCACACTGGTTTTGGGGCAAGTACATCCCAAATGATGCTATCATTGATGGTACACACGGCGAGGGCAAAGTTGATTTATAG
- the LOC101299457 gene encoding uncharacterized protein LOC101299457 isoform 2, producing the protein MATTFTGVPGEPTQTGTAMLETATAAIQDFGPVNKVHQHLCAFHFYAHDMTRQVEAHHYCAHQNEEVRQCLIYDSPEADAKLIGLEYLVSERLFLTLPDDEKKLWHSHEYEVKSGVLFMPGLPGPIQRQDLDKVDRGDILPLGVPQVMMALTRDGQLYEDLARNVEKRFGVSFEKEREHRAYMTGPNLGVHPLANGGGKGLKTELREVDVRPVDSVPRVFV; encoded by the exons ATGGCGACTACTTTCACAGGAGTCCCCGGTGAGCCAACCCAGACCGGAACAGCCATGCTCGAAACCGCAACCGCCGCCATCCAAGACTTCGGCCCCGTCAACAAGGTCCACCAGCACCTCTGCGCCTTCCACTTCTACGCGCACGACATGACACGTCAGGTCGAAGCTCACCATTACTGCGCGCACCAGAATGAGGAGGTGCGTCAGTGCCTAATCTACGACAGCCCCGAGGCCGATGCTAAGCTCATCGGCCTCGAGTACCTCGTCTCGGAGAGACTCTTCTTGACTCTCCCCGATGATGAGAAGAAGCTGTGGCACTCTCACGAGTATGAGGTCAAGAGTGGGGTTTTGTTCATGCCCGGTTTGCCGGGTCCGATCCAGCGTCAGGATCTGGACAAG GTTGATAGGGGCGACATTCTACCTCTTGGGGTACCACAGGTTATGATGGCACTGACTAGGGATGGTCAGCTGTATGAAGATCTCGCTCGAAATGTGGAGAAGAGGTTTGGGGTATCCTTTGAGAAGGAGAGGGAGCACCGAGCTTATATGACGGGGCCGAATCTCGGAGTGCATCCTTTAGCAAACGGAGGGGGGAAGGGGTTGAAGACGGAGTTGAGGGAGGTGGATGTTCGGCCTGTCGATTCTGTTCCGAGGGTCTTTGTTTGA
- the LOC101299076 gene encoding sugar transport protein 10-like yields MPGGGFSIEGGGNNYEGRVTLFVVLACIVATSGGLLFGYDIGISGGVTSMDTFLNKFFPEVIKKMKNNSPDGNNMYCKFESQILTLFTSSLYLSALVASFFASSVTRRFGRKISMFVAGVVFLLGAILTGVANSIVLLIIGRLLLGVGVGFANQAIPVYLSEMAPAEIRGALNIGFSMAITIGILVANLVNYCTSKIKGGYGWRVSLALAAVPALMMTAGAIFLPDTPNSILERGHPQKAKKMLQKLRGTDNVDEEFQDLIEASEASKRMEHAWKNITFLRYRPQLVICILIPFFQQLTGINIFMFYAPVLFKTLGMGDDASLISAVITGCVNVLATLISVLTVDRFGRRVLFLEGGVQMIICQIGVAVIIGLKYGVSGVGSISKGEADIVLIFICIYVMGFAWSWGALGWLVPSEICPLEIRSAGQAINVSVNMLFTFLIGQAFLSMLCHMKFGLFIFFAAFVTLMSLFIAFFMPETKNVPIEEINTVWKAHWFWGKYIPDDAVINGTHRRAVV; encoded by the exons ATGCCAGGAGGTGGGTTTAGTATTGAGGGTGGAGGTAACAACTATGAAGGAAGAGTCACACTCTTTGTGGTATTGGCATGTATAGTGGCTACCTCAGGTGGTCTCCTCTTCGGATATGACATAGGAATCTCAGGAGGAGTGACTTCGATGGATACATTCTTGAACAAATTCTTCCCAGAAGTGATCAAGAAAATGAAGAATAACTCTCCTGATGGAAATAATATGTATTGCAAATTTGAGAGCCAAATTCTCACATTGTTCACCTCTTCCCTCTACCTTTCTGCGTTGGTGGCTTCTTTCTTCGCATCGTCAGTAACTAGACGATTTGGTCGAAAAATTTCCATGTTTGTGGCAGGGGTTGTGTTTCTTCTAGGTGCTATCCTAACTGGTGTTGCCAACAGCATTGTACTTCTAATCATTGGTCGTCTGCTACTTGGTGTTGGTGTTGGTTTTGCTAATCAG GCTATTCCAGTTTATCTGTCTGAAATGGCTCCGGCAGAAATTAGAGGAGCACTTAACATTGGCTTCTCAATGGCTATTACCATTGGAATTCTAGTGGCTAATCTAGTTAACTACTGCACTTCTAAGATCAAAGGTGGATATGGGTGGAGAGTTTCTCTGGCTCTTGCCGCTGTCCCGGCATTGATGATGACTGCAGGTGCAATATTTTTACCCGATACTCCAAATTCCATCCTAGAGAGAGGCCACCCTCAGAAAGCCAAGAAAATGTTACAAAAGCTTCGTGGCACTGATAACGTCGACGAGGAGTTTCAAGACCTTATTGAGGCAAGTGAGGCATCAAAGAGAATGGAGCATGCATGGAAGAACATCACATTTCTGAGATATAGGCCTCAACTTGTCATTTGCATTCTCATTCCATTCTTCCAACAACTTACCGGCATCAATATCTTCATGTTTTATGCACCGGTTCTTTTCAAAACTTTAGGCATGGGAGATGATGCTTCCCTCATCTCCGCAGTTATCACCGGATGTGTTAACGTCCTCGCTACATTGATCTCAGTATTGACCGTCGATAGGTTTGGAAGACGAGTGTTGTTCCTTGAAGGTGGTGTGCAAATGATAATTTGTCAG ATTGGTGTTGCAGTTATAATTGGGTTGAAGTATGGTGTGAGCGGAGTAGGATCAATTTCGAAAGGAGAAGCTGATATCGTTCTCATCTTTATCTGCATATACGTCATGGGTTTCGCATGGTCTTGGGGAGCACTTGGGTGGTTAGTGCCCAGTGAGATATGTCCTCTGGAGATACGATCGGCGGGACAAGCCATCAACGTTTCCGTTAACATGTTGTTCACTTTTCTCATCGGCCAAGCTTTTCTATCCATGCTTTGCCACATGAAGTTTGGTCTCTTCATCTTCTTTGCTGCCTTTGTCACTCTTATGTCCCTTTTCATCGCATTCTTCATGCCTGAGACGAAGAATGTTCCCATTGAAGAGATTAACACAGTGTGGAAAGCACATTGGTTTTGGGGTAAGTACATCCCAGATGATGCTGTTATTAATGGTACGCACAGAAGGGCTGTAGTATGA